Below is a genomic region from Ascaphus truei isolate aAscTru1 chromosome 5, aAscTru1.hap1, whole genome shotgun sequence.
ATTTCTAAACATTGGGACAAAGTACTTTGGATCTCCTTTTAGAAAACATTTACATAATAATGCCTGAAAGGGAGATATAGTATTTTTAAAATGAATACCTTGCACTTTCTTTTTAAAGTGGAAGGGCCAGATTCTCAAAGGTCCCTTAGATCAGGAATCATAACATGATGTCACCTAAAACTGGAACGGACATTCTGTTCCCTGAGTTATCATGGTATCCTcgaagctaattatatgcaaaaacaacacttGAAATACATCTCATTAGAAAATGCTTGGCGTCACATCACTGTAGCATAATGTTTCGCTATAGTAACGTGAAAAAGAACCTTACTCTGATCCGGAGCCTGAAATAGACCTTTGGATCGAGCGGGGAAAGCAAAGAGGTGAAAATAACACTGGTAAATATTGCTATGCTAGTCACATCCTGCCTAACTGTGGCGGTACACCAGACTCTGTAAAAGACTTACCCGTTGCCTCGATCCAGACCCCTCCACCAGTGCCAATTACTTCACCACACAACTTCTTGGGGGGATAAACCGGTCACAGCTTCATTTAAAACAAGTCAAACATATTAAAGGTAAATATATATTGAAGGAACCCATAGACTAGCCAGCTTACTTTGCCACTGTATACATAAGAGCCCGAGAGATACCTTCGACTCGTAATCCTCATTGCCACTAGCCGTCCAAACCACATGGCACATATTTACACATACAAAAGGACACTATTATGCCGGATAGGCATGACCCTGCTTTCCTCATTAATCCTCACTGAGAGGTCCAACACACCATACTTAAAGGAGCCAATACTGACggagtctccccccctccccctcccaggccACACTTCTCCCACCACTAGCAACGTCATTTAACAGACCTTAAACTGGCCTTGTGAGTTGCCCCCAACTTTACCATCTTCTCAATCGCTATCTGCCATGATAAAATCAGACTATTATTACCCATGTCTGATAGGTGAACCCTCATCATCCCTAAATAACCCACTAAGATCACCCCCAAGATCCTCATTTCTAACCGCTTAACCGCCAATATCCACCACCACTGTCATTGCTTTGTTCACTTTTCTCCTAGACCAGTGGTGGGCAACATAATATATTTGGCCCATGAGCCCTTGAAAGGGCCACACATATCCTTAACCTAGGGTAATAAGTAAAAAGGACACATTTGATCAAAGAAAGAAACACAAATCGGTTACAACATAGCAGCAAACATTTTAATTCAAGATAGCTAGTGGTACAAATCATAACATACatctggggggggagcagtgagagtagggggtgatGGGCGAGTGTCAGAGGAGCAGTGAGGGGGTactgtgggagtggggggggggcagtgaggggtgtTGTGAGATTTGTGGGGAACAGGGAGGCAAAACAGCTACCAAGATAAAAAGACcatggtttcataatctcctttggtgtcatccaaaatggcctggcgaagagtttttccgtagagtcgcttgtaatgaactttgatTTCATTCATGTCAATTTCGGAACGAGAAACCATGACTCGAATTAAATCTTTGTCGCGAGTTCCCGAGCCCTTCATAGACAAGTTGAGGTTTTCAGCAAAGAAAGCCCTGTATCGTGGGCTTCATCCAGACAGGTGCAGGTAGAAGAGAGaagtggcagagcacaaccggaatcatccaaacaagaaaattaggaggaaagtgcgttatccataaaaagatttaatagtcatggaaggaaataaggccttgataaagtgctctgtgtagcacgaaacatgttggtagggtaatgccttgccttttttccttccatgactattaaatcCAAGGACGGAGGCGCACCCAGAGGTCTGCTGGGATCAACATGGACGCTGCAGCGGACTCATGAGTTTTCTTGCTTGCTACTGTACATGGTCATATCATTATTCCACAAAGGGATTAGGGTACTGTTTATTGGGGTGATCATTagcctttgggttcctggacaatttgagtgccatctatggtggtttaccaactaggataccacacccagtacctcCCTACAATCAAGAACATATCCCAGACCTCATATAGGATTCATCATCTTCATAATATTATCACTATAGCTGTATACAGTTCTTAGCACCACACATTATACTTCTGTTCATCCAGACAGGGCCAGCAGCTGCACGGGGGAATGCAGGAAATGCCAGACAAGGAGCGGAAAAGAAGGCATTTAAATCTTCTCTTGTTGGCAACGGTCTTATTCTGACGTGACACACTCGCACAGCATGGTGCTCTCATACAAAAAATGCTCCTCCAGGTGCTTCCCAGAAGCGCAGGATGCGGTCCACTTGATACGCAGTGACAGAAGTATCCTCTATTATGGTGGCCGCTGCCGTTATCTGAGAGCGAGACTTCCTAGAGTACTTCCGCAAGCTGGGAAACCATAGTCCCCAGCTCTGGTGTTGGTAACCACATGAGCAGCACTGCCGCACCACTAAGAGGTCTAGTCTCGTTATAGAGGACCAAGGAGGCAAACGATGTCCCCTTCTTAAGGTTTAAGAGGAAGGGAGCAACCCTGACTCCCAAATCCCGGGTCCCTGACTATTCGGTGGTTCCCATGCAGCGCCGACACCCCGAGGGGGTCAGTCCCAAAATAATTATACACACACCTCTACTACTTCCATGTAGGACATAAAAAAACTGATCTCAATGGGGGGAGGAGCGGGAGAAGGGTTAGTTATCAAGAGATTCCTGTTCTACCTCGGAGAGAAGACAGAGGTTACCCAGCAGAATTGTGTTAGTAATGTAGAAAATCGAAATCCACTAAACCATAACCCTAGTGTCTCAAGTGCTACAAATGACTAAACTCTCTATGGTAGGGAATACAATGACTGTACTGCTCTATTATGACTTATAGACATGAAATATTTACTATTATATTTTTGTACAGTTGTATCCTCGTGTGCATTATATTATATTCTTCCAATTGTTAATCTATTTTGTAGTGGTTTGGCTTGCAATCCATAATAGACACTTCATGGGAAGTGGTTTACATGACTAAGGGGTTAGAGCAGGCTCGTGTCTATGCTTTGTTAACTAAACTATACTATTCTGTTGCCTTAAGTAATGTGTAAACAAGTAGCAGTTTGTACAATTTTAGTGCCATTTGGCTACAATGAAAGCAAAACATATCGTATTAACAGAACTTTGACAGGTGCCCCGAGGTGTATTATAAAATGTATACAAATAGAGAGAAAATATTCACATTTACTGTACAATTTAGAAAGTATCAGCGCATTCATAGCGGCAAAACCAGGCGTTTGGGCTGGATGAGAAATCAAACAGTGTCTGGCCTGTGGCTATACGTGGCACTCTCTTTTGGTCTCACTTTCCCTCCGAGAGTTCACCATGGTGATGGTTGTTATAGTGGCATCTCTAAAAGAAGTGATTACAGCAGTACCCTATCCTGACAACTGGCTTCTCAAAGCTCCATCAGCAGAGATGCTGGAAGTTCAAAGACACAGTGTCCTCTGAATTCTTCAGGATCATGGCTGGATGATACAGTACATTGGAAAAAGTCCTATTCACAGCTGCATCTCAAGACTTGCTTTTTAAAAGTGGGAAGGGTGTCCTTggagacagggaggaggggtcatgGATATTTATGTCAATAAGGAGTGCTAGCGGGTCTGTGACAATGTATAAACcgctgtgaatgaccagtctattaagacttcTTCCTCATATCAGGCAGGTAAGGAGCACATTGGCAGAGATAGTGTTGGGACTTGCAGAAAGAGGGGATACCTTGGCGTGGTCTGCaatcttacaatgctttggccaaataatTTAAGCGAACCTCTCTTAAAAGATCAGACAAGATAAATATTTAATTATGATGTGCCATGTTGGAGTAGCATTGGGGCTCTCTGTCAGGGGCTCAGTCATGTTGCACTAACAAAGGGAAAGAGTTCAGCCCCATAGCACATTTCTATCTAGCTCTAGTGTTTACGGTATCTATGCTCAGTATGCTGGCAAAATCTCAATATCGTGCAACAGAAGACATTTATTGAAATCCTGTTTTcactctatgggcctcatgcagagagcagcgctatttcaaatctcgccattttggggggaaattcgtgccgaaaatggcgagttacggaaaacgcgccatttttttttttctttttcaaaatctcgccgcgcggctggcgagaacctacatctcgccagttttaaaaatatcctaattcagagagccgcgaacggcatctagcggctgttcgcgccaagaaaatggcgcgatttgctactatttgcctcgccaagaaaagttggcaagtagatggagctcgccgcctataggaaaggggaaaaaaaatgcgcgattttttttaacacatttctgcagcgcgcatctctccaattctaactcgccacacgcattaatgccaaacattgcagaattcgcacatttctgcatatggagaataaaactctccaaaaaagctacttttttttaaactctccaatttttaaattcgctgctctctgcatgaggccctaaatatgGATGtatccgtggctgatactttatacCTCATACATATACCTtgcccccctgcagaagcacttaccagaacgccctcctactgtctctgtacattcttcctacctaccaattagactgtaagctcctcggagcagggactccttttcctaaatgttacttttatgactgaagcacttctcccctttatgtgttatttgtattatttgttatttatatgattgtcacgtgtattacggctgtgacgcgctatgtacactaatggcgctatgtaaataaagacatacatacatacatgtcacTGTTTCGAGCAGCATTGCCACAATTTGTAACACTTTCTTAAATCAGTGGTTATGTAAGTAGAACTTTACTGTCCACAGTGAGTGAGAGCTGCTGTTTCATGAAAAACGTCAATGTTCTCAATAAACATACAACCAAAAGTAAAACTTtggtgctctccccccccccctctctcccccccccccccctctctctccccccccccctctctctcccccccccccctcctctctcccccccccccctctctcccccccccctctctctccccccccctctctctcccccccccctctccccccccccctctctccccccccccctctctccccccccccctctcccctctctcctctcccccccctcctctctccccccctcctcttcccccccctcctcttccccccctcctcttccccccctccctctctccccctctctcccttcctctcctttAATCTTAAGTAGAAATTTACCTTTCCCTGCCTAAAGGGCATTGTTTTTACAGGCTCCTAATGGCAGCACAGAGGTTAAAGATTTTCAAAGCCTCCCCTCCCTTGCCTCACCTACCGCTGTAAAAGTGTGTGTTGATTGTGCTCAAATGCCACTGATAGGAGTAGCCTGATGCATCTAAAGAAATGAATAGAGCAAAAAATTATGTACAGTAACCCTGGGAAAGAGGGTTTTATTATAGGGTATCAGAGTAACGTATAGACGCAGCTGCTGGGTATTATGAGCGATAATTTAAATTTAGTGGGTGATGCTTTTAAAATATGAGGGTCAACACATGTGCAATGAAAGCGCTCCCATAGTGCGTTAAGAGGTACAAATGTGCTCAGTTGTCAACTATTTTAGTCCAGCGGCCTTCAGGGGTTATGTAGGGAGGACCCCAGCCGACCCTGATTGGTGAATAGCCAAGCAATATTCATTGTGTTTATATAGTCATATCGTGCATTCTCATGTTCATAAGTTCCTTGGGTATTCCAAACAGGAACATCTGTGCGATACGGCTATGTACATAAATATGTGTTTACTGCTGCTGTGGTTTCCTGCTCCTCCCCATGTATAGCTTAATGAAGCTCACAAAGTATTTGGGTGAATATCAGAAATAGCTGAGCAGGGTGAGTAGCATTGCAATCTTGTCTAGTCATTTCGTGTGTTTTCATGTTCGCACAGCACACCGGGATTAAGTGGTTCTATGAGAGTGTCTTATGGAAGAAAGCTCGCATGTGTAATTACTTGTGATCctgcatacattaaatatctttcCTTTGTAAGCAAAGAAGAACTTCATATCACAATCCCCGCCCTTTGTTGCATCATATAAAACACCATGCATGACGCTATCCAAATTGATTCCTCTTAGATGTTGTACGGGCACACACAAGAAATATTGCTCAAGACAGTGCTAGTAACCAACTTCAGTAATGTTGGAACTGCCCAGGAAGGTATGTAGAGTGGTTTACCACTGTGCTCTTTTTAGATTCATTTTTCCTTTACTAACACTTAGATTTTACTTCCCCTTTTTTTTCTAGGATGATGAGAATCTCAAGTATCTAACCAGCGAGGAGAAGAATGCTCTTCTGTTTTTTGAAGAAACACTGGATGCTTTTGAAGACGAGTTAGAGGAACCACCACTTTTCCATAATACAAGTTTTGGTTACTACTCTCCCAGATCAACAGAAGAAAGCCACTCGGAGACTGAAGACATAATTGACCTAGTAAAGCTTGGACGAAGTCAAGTAGAAGGGGACATGGCATTAGGTATGGATATTATTTTCAATGATCATAGTATGTGAATGTCAGTTTACTAAAGGTGCAGAGCAATAGATTTATCTACATTGTTGTGACTTGTTGATGCCCCTTAGGTTCTGAAGCTCAGAGCTACAATACATTTGAAAGGGTTTCATCATTCTTACAAGTTTGAAATTGTGTCTTGGTATATAGTAGAAACAAATGAGTTTTGCTTTAAAATCTGATTTAGGGCCACATATCTTGTACATGAAAATGTATTAGTCTAAAAACTTGTCGCTTTTGCAGTGAACAAAGGATTGTAACAAAGTAGTTTAAATTGCATATGAAAGTGAAGTGGCTAGATACTTTAGATTTGTATACCCATAGCTGCGTGAGCTTCTGCAACTGGAAAGCCATAACTTacatttgggcttctttgttttttgttagaACATACATTTGCACAGAAAAATACATTGGCATGTTCTGCTTAGCAAACTACTACCAAGCAGAAAAATACCAAAATAGGAACAAATATAAAATGATTGACAAGCAATAAGGCTCTATGGGCAATTTTGTTGCTTCAAAGGAAATCCATGACCGTTTCAGTTTAAGCCTTTGTACCAAAAGGTGGAATTGTTTAACTATATATCCATCCATTCACAAATGACGCTCATTTGTTGTGTTTGTAATGGGGAAATTATCCTGCCCCTGGGAATTACCCTTTTTTAAGATTAGCTCTGTTGTGAAGGCACTAGCCTCTCAACTGGCAGCACTTAGCTTGACCTCAAGTGCCAATTCCATGTGACATTGGGAAAGACACCATATATGCTTTATGCCTCAGGTGAATATaccagtgtttttcaatcagggttcctaggaacacatgggttccctgggcatccatAAAAGGTTTCCTTCAATTttttggtcatttgaaaattgtatcgcatacaaaagaatttacaatgcatctgatctcagacacgctattagagagggttagggttccttacaatgcatctgatctcagacccgctattagagacagttggggttccttacaatgcatctgatctcagacgcgctattagagacggttggggttccttacaatgcatcttatctcagacgtgctattagagagggttggggttccttacaatgcacctgatctcagacgtgctattagagagggttgggggttcttacaatgcctctgatatcagagttgctattagagggttgggggttccttaaccaaaaaaagttggaaatCAGTGGGATATAATGATACACATGTAATTTATAGTACTAGATGCACAAGCAGGATTACTgtacataaaataattatttagggGTCATTAATTGAAGATGGCAAAAAATGCTAATAATTGTTATATTTTTCTACATAGATTCTGGTATCAGATGGCACACTTATGAGGGAAACCCTACGCGAAAGGAGACTGGAGTATCAGAGGCTGCCATCCCTACGAGTTTACCGTTGGTCCTCCCAGCAGTGACTTCACCAAAGGCCAATGAAAAGCTATCTCCTGAAATGCCAGCAGAGCACCGAAAATGTCTTGGTGGTGTCCCAACCCCTGTAGTAATTGCTCAAAAGATTTCAGAGAAAAATGCAGACAATGGAAGTCTTTCTCCTTTTTCACCAAAGGACGGGAAACCAGTTGAATCAAAAAAGAGTGTTGCAACTTCGCCTATCAGTGAAGACTACTTCAGATTCCCTGCCCCAGCCAGTGCAAAATTGAATAGGTTTCCAACCAACATAAATATTACACCGGTTGGAAAACAGTATAACAAAACCATTGCCAAGGCAGCTGTTCATGTACATGAGCGCAAGGCTCAGGTGCTGGCCAACCTTAATGGACCTACTTTGCTTGCTGATGAATTGGAAGGCCGAGATCATCAACAGCAAAGTCGTTATAGGAGCTCGTCCTTTCGAGATATGGCTACTGAGCAAACAAGGTATGAGGCACTAACCAAGCTTGGTTTGGTTAAAGAAACACAAGTTCAGGCTGAGGTACCAGCTCTCAGAGAAACCTCTCCTATCTCAAATGGTCACCACCCACCAAAGTTCTTTCCATCAGAATCTCCTAGGAAACTTTCAAATGGACATGAAAATATCAGCAATATCTTAAAAAGTGAACCCAGTCCTTTTGTTCCTCTGGGGAAAACTGTTGTTTTCAAAGGGGAAGCCTCTTCATCTCCAGAGAAGAACACACCTCACAGTTCCCCACAAAGCATTTATGAGCAGAAGCAGCCAAACGTTCATCATGAAGTCAAGAAGTCTTACTCCATGCCCAGACCTACTGGCTTTCGACCACAGGGGATTACAGTGAAATTTTCAGGACGTGACTCCACTGACGAAACAAAAAAAGATGCTCTTCGGAAACTGGGCCTACTGAAAATGTCAGGGTATTGAAACTGTGACACACAGGTTTCCACATGCAAAACAATTGACTTATGCCGGACCAGTTCAGCAGGATTCTTCTTGGTTCAGGTGTAAGAATATCAGGACAAGAAAGCCATGCTGTTGAATCAGTGAAGGACTCAAACTGGTATGACAGCTGCTACAGTATGTTTAGCCTATTCAGAGTTTATATGAACTACAATGCACTTGCAATAGTACAATATGATCAGAACCAAACCTTTTCCTTTAAACTAAACATGTTGCACGGAGTATAGATTCCTAGCTTCACAAACTCATTCTCTAaagataaaatataatgtagccaaCAAAACAGGCCTGCCATGTTTAATGTGGGCAGTAGAGGTCTTTATACACCATGTCGTTTCCTCGGTGGGATTGATAGGGAACGATGGATTCAGCCGCAGTGAACATCAGTGGAATTTAAAGTGAAAAATATACTTTTGCGCTTTAGAGAAGTGGAAGTGTATAATCATGATCCATGTTGCCTTAAATTGCAGCATGGCCATTTTCTGGAGTGTAGGCCAAGGAAGCCATGGACATCAACTGCAAATGTAATGTTGTGCGTTGGATTAACGGCCTGTATGATTTTATTCTGCTCTTAGTAATCGTAAGAACAAAAATTGGATTTAGTTTGTGATTTATATTTTGGCTGGGTGAATTTAAAATTAATTGAAGCTTTCTttcaaaggatatatatatatatatatatatatatatatatatatatatatatatatatatatatatatatatatatatacatacatactgtacatatattatatatatatatatatatatatatatatatatatatatatcaataataaatctatcaatatgtgtatatatactgtatatatatatatatatatatatatatatatatatataatatatatatatatgtgtgtgtatgcatatgtatatgtgtatatatattatacatctaCACACGCacgttttattttatatttattgtacagCTAGAAGTCTTGCGCTAATTTGAATAAACGCCTATTCAATGCTACAGGGGTTATCAGTGCCATGCTGATCCCTCTGCCACTAAATGAGTGAAAGCCCTGATTTTCCATACGGGTACCTCAGCCCCCGCCAAATGTGCCGCTCAAATTGTTCAGGAAAAAAACATGAGGAATGCAATGGGATCAAATTATTACAGAAACATATCTTCTTTTAAGATAAAAAAGCAATGTATTTTTTACTAGAAAATGAGTGGCACGAAAGCAGCAAGAGTGCCACGTATACAGTATGAAAATCAGATCATGTCCACACCGCCGGCCCCATGGGTAACGAGCAAAGTGTAACCGTATGAACAAGTAAACTCATGTAAATAACATGTATCCATGTAATGTACATGTATGTACAGAAGAGTCCTCCGGCCTTTACACCCTCCTACTCAGCAACAAGATCCCCTCACATTAATGATGATAATAACCATTTAATGTACCAGGGCTTTTTGTAACTCCAGAAGTTATACTGTGATTTTTAAAACGCGAATGTGattcatatgtatatataaaatattatttgtaAGTATATATTTGtccaattttttattatttttttgctagTCATTGATTCATTTTTTGCAGCTGAAATTATGTGGGgaaactgttttaaaatgtgtgttGCATTGAGACTTTATACATTAGGTTACCTTAATGATCATTCATTATGGAACagctcccacccctctccctgaccccccaaccccctcaatgTGTCGTGCAggagaatttaatttaaatgtttgcCACTACTTTTCAGATGTGTTTGATTTTGCAGATTTTAATTTGCACTGCATTTATTTTCTGTTGAAGAAGACTGTTTAAATGGTGCATGAAGGATTTAGGCAATTTAATGGGTGCAATGCAATAATGTTCATTGATGCTGTATTAATACATTCGTATATTCTTGCCATCTCATTCTCCACCTTCTATTGTAAATTACCTGTTATGTTTCAACAGGTTAGTTCTTTGATCACACATCATTTACACAAACCTTCCCTTTAAAGAAAGCATCTAGGATTAAAGGTGTTAGTGCTTAACCCCTGCTGTGCTGCAGAAGCCAGGTTCAAATTGTAATACAGATATCTTCAGCACTGTGTGGCTTTGCTGCCAGACAGGGCTACAATGTATTATGTTACCGGCCCGTATGGCAGCAAGGCAGTTAAAGTTATGTAGTCTGTTGTCTTCTTACCTACAACCCGATTCCAATTCATTTTTGTAAATTAACTGTGATTATTGGAGCGTTGATGTAAAACCTACACAGAGCAAGCTCATGTCGTGCTGAGAACAGTGGCGTGGGAATAACTCAAACCCGCGTGTATCCTGATCTACGCAACAGATACAACTCCTATCAAGCAGAAGCATTTGGAACCATGTAGGTTGTAAACACACGTGCAGGAAGCCAGATGCTGAATGAAGGGGGTTACAATTCCAAATAATGGCAGTGTACACCAGGACTCCCCAAGACAGTCCTTCAAAGCA
It encodes:
- the PROSER2 gene encoding proline and serine-rich protein 2 isoform X2, which encodes MLELPRKDDENLKYLTSEEKNALLFFEETLDAFEDELEEPPLFHNTSFGYYSPRSTEESHSETEDIIDLVKLGRSQVEGDMALDSGIRWHTYEGNPTRKETGVSEAAIPTSLPLVLPAVTSPKANEKLSPEMPAEHRKCLGGVPTPVVIAQKISEKNADNGSLSPFSPKDGKPVESKKSVATSPISEDYFRFPAPASAKLNRFPTNINITPVGKQYNKTIAKAAVHVHERKAQVLANLNGPTLLADELEGRDHQQQSRYRSSSFRDMATEQTRYEALTKLGLVKETQVQAEVPALRETSPISNGHHPPKFFPSESPRKLSNGHENISNILKSEPSPFVPLGKTVVFKGEASSSPEKNTPHSSPQSIYEQKQPNVHHEVKKSYSMPRPTGFRPQGITVKFSGRDSTDETKKDALRKLGLLKMSGY
- the PROSER2 gene encoding proline and serine-rich protein 2 isoform X1; the encoded protein is MPSNLMKLSSSSMESEFSSRRMSDYGRSGSLDSQGSHSRSRSSNLDDENLKYLTSEEKNALLFFEETLDAFEDELEEPPLFHNTSFGYYSPRSTEESHSETEDIIDLVKLGRSQVEGDMALDSGIRWHTYEGNPTRKETGVSEAAIPTSLPLVLPAVTSPKANEKLSPEMPAEHRKCLGGVPTPVVIAQKISEKNADNGSLSPFSPKDGKPVESKKSVATSPISEDYFRFPAPASAKLNRFPTNINITPVGKQYNKTIAKAAVHVHERKAQVLANLNGPTLLADELEGRDHQQQSRYRSSSFRDMATEQTRYEALTKLGLVKETQVQAEVPALRETSPISNGHHPPKFFPSESPRKLSNGHENISNILKSEPSPFVPLGKTVVFKGEASSSPEKNTPHSSPQSIYEQKQPNVHHEVKKSYSMPRPTGFRPQGITVKFSGRDSTDETKKDALRKLGLLKMSGY